The Amycolatopsis methanolica 239 nucleotide sequence GATGCCCTCGAGGTTGTCCAGGTCGCCCTCGGCGCCCCAGTCCCGGTATCCCAGGCGGCCGCTGCGGCCCTCAAGTGCCCGCTTGCGGACCCGGAAGAGGATCTCTCCGCTGTAGGAGCTCAGCGGCGGGCTGGAGGTGTAGATGATCTGCGGGCCCGGCACCTCCATCGAGCGGGCCGACATCGTGGGCAGCAGCGCCTCGTGCTGCTCGTCGGTGTAGGCGAACGTCTCGTCGATGATGTTCAGGTCGCCGGTGAAGCCACGGCCGGAGGCCTTGCTGCGGGCGATGAACTTGATCTCCTGGCCGGTGTCGAGCCGCTCGAAACCCTCCTCGCCGTTGGTGTTGGAGATCTTGATCAGGATGCCGTCGACGTCGACCAGGTTCTCGTTGTCGCCGACCTGCTCGCCGAGGTTCCTGATCAGCCGCTTCAGGCGCCGGAACGCCCGCAGCGCGGTCTTGTACTCGTGCGCACTGAAGATGATCAGCGCCTCCCCGAGCAGGAAGAACCCGGCCAGGATGCGGCCCTCGAGGATGCCGCCTTTGCCGTTCTGCCGTCCGACCAGCTCGGCGTATTCGAAGCACGCCCACTTGCCATCCGGCCGCACACCGAGGATGTGCGTCAGGGCCTGCTGCTGCCAGAAGTCCAGTTCTTGCCCGGCCCGCCGACACAGCTCGATCGCCTCGGCGCCGATGCTGTAGACGTAGGGCGGGATCAGCTCAAGGCGTGGCCTCAGCGCGCCTTTCGGCGATTCGGGCGGTGATGTCGGCAATGCCCGCCCCCTTCACCCCTCCTGTCGCCGGTGTTGCACCGGACGTCGCCGAGCCGGTCCGTCCCGGCCGCCCGCGGCCGCGGGACGCGCCGCCCTGCCGCAGTTCGCTCACCAGCTGTTTGAACGCCACCGCCTGCTGCCGGGCCTCCTTGAGCACCCCGGTCACCACGACCACGAACGTCCGCCCGTCCTCCAGCGGGTCGAGCTCCAACCACGGCCCGTCGCCGTGCAGCTGGGCGTCGAGCTTGTCGAGCCGGTCCGCCAGGCGACAGGCCTCCAGCAGCACGGCCTGCTCCAGCGGCGCGAGCTTGCCGTCCTGCAGCCCTGCGGCCCACAGCTGCCGGCCGCGCGGAGCGAGCCCGGAAGGCACCTCGGGGGCGGTGTTACCCGGCTCCGGAGGAGCCGCGGCCGGAGGCGGCGAAACCGTCTCTCCGGCCGGTTGTGACGTCACCGCTTTGCATCGCCCTGGAACGCATAAGCCGTGGTCACCGCGCTTGTGAGCCCTGTAACGACGCTGCCGTTCCGCCCCCGAGTCCGCCATCGCTCCTCCGTGCTCACTCCTGCCCACATTCGGGCCTCCGGGGGGAGAGAAGGGCAGGTGGGCGCGGAGTTGCCCTCGCGCCCGCGCTCAAGATCGGGAGCCCCCTCCCCCGCCGATCGTCCGTCCACGGTGGTCACCAGGTGCGGGAGGTCCGGACCGGTGTCGTCGCGGCCGCGGGGCCGGGGTCGGCGTCAACCGCGCACGGCCGGTACCGCGCGTACCAGCTACGAATGGCGGCCGCCGTGCCCTCCGGACGGGCGTCGGCGTGGGCACGACGCATGCACTCGGCGGCACCTGGGTTGAGCACGTGCACCGCCGTCGCGCGCAGCTGGTGAGCCAGCGCCAGGCGCTGCGCCGGAGCGGGCACCGAGCGCACGACGTAGGCGGTGATCGCCTCGGCCCGCGCGATGCGCGCGATCTCGTCGAGCATCACCTGCTCGGCCCGCTGCGCGATGACCTCGTCGTGGCCCCAGCGCACCGGGCTCCCGAGCCGCTGCGCTATCGCGTCCCGGTCGAGCACCAGGTCGCCGGGGTTGGCCAAGGCCTGCGCCAGGGTGGACTTGCCGGCACATGGTGGCCCGGCGATCAGCACCACCGTGCGCATGAGCTACCAGCTCCGGGAGGTCTTGATCGCAGGCTGGTAAGTCACGTCCGCTCCCCGTTGGCTGTTGCACCTGCGATGCGCGGGCCGTGCGTTGTCCAGGGAGTCCGGCCCGCCCAGCGAGCGCGGCACGATGTGGTCGACCGTGAACGACATCGGGTGTTCGTGGTGCAGCGCCAGGTTGATCGGGTGACCGCAGATTCCGCAGGTGCAGCGGCCGGCCTGCACGCACAGGTCCCGCACCCGCGCGCAGACCAGCCGCCACACACTCGGCACCGGGCACCCTCCTCCGCTGCCCGTCGCCACGCACGCGAAAGCCCCGATCGGCAGGGGGTCCGATCGGGGCTTTCGCGTTCTGGGCACACTGCGCCTAAGTGACGTCAGTATGCGTGATGATCACCGGTGGTCGTCAACAGGGGGCGCGTCGCGCGTGTCGCGGCGTTCGGGCTCAGCGGCCGGCCGACGTCGTTCCGTCGGTCTCGCGCCATGCGCCAGCATCATGACCGGCGGCGGCGAGGGCGTCGTAGACGTTGCGGCGGGTCAGTCCCGCCGCTTCGGCGAGCTGGGCGCCGGTGGCCCCGGCCAGCTTGGCAGTGACGAGCTCCTCGTTTCGCTTCGCGCGGACCCGGTCGGCCAAGGCCTCGATCCGGGCCAGCTGCGCGGCCCGCTTGCGGACCTGCTCGAGCTCGGGCGGTGGAGGTGTGGGCTTGCGCGGCATGACGTGCTCCCGGTTATCCTGGCGTCGGAGTTTCTTCCACTCGGCCCCGGTGTGCTGTGCAAGAGCCGCCGGGGCATTTTCGTGGC carries:
- a CDS encoding AAA family ATPase: MRTVVLIAGPPCAGKSTLAQALANPGDLVLDRDAIAQRLGSPVRWGHDEVIAQRAEQVMLDEIARIARAEAITAYVVRSVPAPAQRLALAHQLRATAVHVLNPGAAECMRRAHADARPEGTAAAIRSWYARYRPCAVDADPGPAAATTPVRTSRTW
- a CDS encoding HNH endonuclease, with translation MPSVWRLVCARVRDLCVQAGRCTCGICGHPINLALHHEHPMSFTVDHIVPRSLGGPDSLDNARPAHRRCNSQRGADVTYQPAIKTSRSW